From a region of the Arvicanthis niloticus isolate mArvNil1 chromosome 6, mArvNil1.pat.X, whole genome shotgun sequence genome:
- the LOC117711667 gene encoding olfactory receptor 1A1 isoform X1 has protein sequence MTASPSLFSINPTKAPQGAMREENESSTTDFTLLGVTRQREQEYLFFILFLFIYPITVIGNTLIILAIHFDIRLHNPMYFFLANLSLVDIFFSSVTIPKMLANHVLGSKAISFGGCMAQMYFMISLGNTDSYILAAMAYDRAVAISRPLHYATIMSPRLCVLLVAGSWVIGNTNALPHTLLTARLSFCGNKDVANFYCDITPLLQLSCSDIHFNVKMMYLGVGVFSVPLLCIIISYVRVFSTVLRVPSTKGFLKALSTCGSHLTVVSLYYGTVMGMYFRPLTSYSLKHALITVMYTAVTPMLNPFIYSLRNRDMKAALRKLFHCPSSSSPM, from the coding sequence GAGCCATGAGAGAAGAAAACGAGTCTTCTACCACAGATTTCACTCTCCTAGGAGTCACAAGGCAGCGGGAGCAGGAAtatctcttcttcatcctcttcctgttCATTTACCCCATCACAGTGATTGGGAACACGCTCATCATCCTAGCCATTCACTTCGACATTCGCCTTCATAACCCCATGTACTTTTTTCTGGCCAACCTCTCCCTTGTTGACATCTTCTTCTCCTCTGTAACTATTCCCAAGATGTTGGCCAACCATGTCCTGGGTAGCAAGGCCATCTCCTTTGGGGGGTGTATGGCACAGATGTACTTCATGATATCATTGGGAAACACAGACAGTTATATACTAGCTGCAATGGCATATGACCGAGCTGTGGCCATCAGCCGCCCACTTCATTATGCAACAATTATGAGTCCACGACTTTGTGTCCTGCTGGTTGCTGGGTCCTGGGTGATTGGAAATACCAATGCACTGCCCCACACCCTACTCACAGCTAGATTGTCCTTCTGTGGCAATAAGGATGTGGCCAACTTCTACTGTGACATTACTCCTTTGCTCCAGCTGTCCTGTTCTGACATCCACTTCAATGTGAAGATGATGTACCTTGGGGTGGGGGTCTTCTCTGTGCCTCTACTGTGCATCATCATCTCCTATGTCCGGGTCTTTTCCACAGTCTTGCGGGTTCCATCCACCAAGGGCTTCCTCAAGGCCTTGTCCACCTGTGGCTCCCACCTGACAGTGGTGTCTTTGTATTATGGGACAGTCATGGGCATGTATTTCCGGCCCCTGACCAGTTACAGTCTGAAGCATGCATTGATAACAGTGATGTACACAGCAGTGACCCCAATGCTGAACCCTTTCATCTACAGCCTAAGGAACCGAGATATGAAGGCTGCTCTGAGGAAACTCTTCCActgcccctcctcctcatcccccaTGTGA
- the LOC117711667 gene encoding olfactory receptor 1A1 isoform X2 has translation MREENESSTTDFTLLGVTRQREQEYLFFILFLFIYPITVIGNTLIILAIHFDIRLHNPMYFFLANLSLVDIFFSSVTIPKMLANHVLGSKAISFGGCMAQMYFMISLGNTDSYILAAMAYDRAVAISRPLHYATIMSPRLCVLLVAGSWVIGNTNALPHTLLTARLSFCGNKDVANFYCDITPLLQLSCSDIHFNVKMMYLGVGVFSVPLLCIIISYVRVFSTVLRVPSTKGFLKALSTCGSHLTVVSLYYGTVMGMYFRPLTSYSLKHALITVMYTAVTPMLNPFIYSLRNRDMKAALRKLFHCPSSSSPM, from the coding sequence ATGAGAGAAGAAAACGAGTCTTCTACCACAGATTTCACTCTCCTAGGAGTCACAAGGCAGCGGGAGCAGGAAtatctcttcttcatcctcttcctgttCATTTACCCCATCACAGTGATTGGGAACACGCTCATCATCCTAGCCATTCACTTCGACATTCGCCTTCATAACCCCATGTACTTTTTTCTGGCCAACCTCTCCCTTGTTGACATCTTCTTCTCCTCTGTAACTATTCCCAAGATGTTGGCCAACCATGTCCTGGGTAGCAAGGCCATCTCCTTTGGGGGGTGTATGGCACAGATGTACTTCATGATATCATTGGGAAACACAGACAGTTATATACTAGCTGCAATGGCATATGACCGAGCTGTGGCCATCAGCCGCCCACTTCATTATGCAACAATTATGAGTCCACGACTTTGTGTCCTGCTGGTTGCTGGGTCCTGGGTGATTGGAAATACCAATGCACTGCCCCACACCCTACTCACAGCTAGATTGTCCTTCTGTGGCAATAAGGATGTGGCCAACTTCTACTGTGACATTACTCCTTTGCTCCAGCTGTCCTGTTCTGACATCCACTTCAATGTGAAGATGATGTACCTTGGGGTGGGGGTCTTCTCTGTGCCTCTACTGTGCATCATCATCTCCTATGTCCGGGTCTTTTCCACAGTCTTGCGGGTTCCATCCACCAAGGGCTTCCTCAAGGCCTTGTCCACCTGTGGCTCCCACCTGACAGTGGTGTCTTTGTATTATGGGACAGTCATGGGCATGTATTTCCGGCCCCTGACCAGTTACAGTCTGAAGCATGCATTGATAACAGTGATGTACACAGCAGTGACCCCAATGCTGAACCCTTTCATCTACAGCCTAAGGAACCGAGATATGAAGGCTGCTCTGAGGAAACTCTTCCActgcccctcctcctcatcccccaTGTGA